TTCATTTAAAGATGCAAACTTCCGCGATCAAATGCCCTTTGTCGGTCTGATCATCGGTGTCATGATCTTCGCCTTAATTTACTGGGATCCACCGATGGCGTTCCTGTTGTTCGGTCTCGGCTATATGCTCAGTGGCGCGCTTTTTTACGTATTAAACAAATTTAAACACCCGTCCGAGGATGCAGAAGAAGAGTAAGCTCTGCGTTCCCGTTTTAGATATCTTGAAACCTACGGATTATACGAACTAATGAAGCTAGAAGGCAGCATTGTTGCTTTAATAACGCCGATGCAGGCTGATGGCAGTGTGGATTTTGCTGCACTGACCCGTCTTATTGAGTTTCACATTGCTGAGGGTACCGATGGCATTGTTGCGGTTGGGACCACGGGTGAATCTGCGACTCTAACGGTCGACGAACATTTGTCGGTAATTGAACACACTATTAAGTGCGTGAATAAGCGTATCCCGGTGATTGCCGGAACGGGTGCAAACTCAACACAGGAAGCGGTGCATTTAACCAAGCATGCGGAACGCTTAGGCGCGGATGCGGCTCTGTTAGTGGTGCCGTACTACAATAAGCCTACGCAGGAAGGCCTGTATCTGCACTACAAAAAAATTGCAGACTCTGTACCGATCGCGCAGCTGCTGTATAACGTGCCAGGACGGACCGTCGCAGACCTGCATAACGAGACGGTTGCTCGACTCGCTGATATTGACAATATCGTTGGTTGCAAAGACGCAACCGGTGATTTAATGCGTGGCAAGGCGTTGGTGGATCTGTGCGGGGACCGATTAACAATTTTGTCTGGCGATGACGCTACGGCTTTGGAGTACATCAAACTCGGCGCACGTGGAGATATTTCTGTAACTGCAAACGTCGCGCCGGGATTGATGAGCAAAATGTGCGCTGCTGGATTGACGGGCGATTTCGCGGCTGCGGAGCAATACGATGAAAAACTACGTGGATTGCACCGTGATCTGTTTTTGGAATCAAATCCTATTCCGGTTAAGTACGCCGTGTCAAAAATGGGCTATACTGCGAACGCCTTGCGTTTACCGTTGACACCGTTAAGTGCCAAACACGAACACGCTGTCGCGGTCGCGATGACAGAAGCGGGTATTTCACTCTAAGAAAACCAATATAATGATGAATGTAATTCAGCAACAAAACAGGCACAAAACGCTCGCTTTAGATGCTAAGGCGTCGGGTCTCACACTCTTCAGCGCAGCCCGTTGGATCATGCTCAGCTTGATAGCGGCCTGTCTACTGACTGGCTGCAACAATAAGCGGATCATCCAGACTGTGGACGACAGCGCGGAGTATCAGTCAGCGCGCGCCTTGCCGCCGTTGATCAAACCTTCCGGTTCGCCAGCCAGTGAACCCGTTTTGGACGACGAGCCTGAGATGCCTGAAGATGTGGTCATTACCGAGCCGGAAGAGCCTGCTGTAGCGGTGCAAGCTGCACCGGTCTCAGAGCCAGTGTCGCAAGCCCCGCAACGCACATTGACGGCTCGGGTGGTTGAAACGCGAGACGGCCGTTCCAAGCTTCTAATCGATGCGCCCCTCACTGAAGCTTGGGCGTACCTGGCGGCAAACTTGCAAAAGTCAGATGTCACCATTTTTTCTCGCAACGAAACTGCCGGCCGATTCGCGATCGGCTGTACCGACATCCCTGAACAAGCAGTGCGTGTTCAGAAGCGCGGCGGATGGTCTATTTTTACGCGCGACAAGACCGAACCAAGCGAGTATTGTGGTCTACAAACCGTGGAAGAAAAAGGTCAAACGGCGGTGACCGTATTAAACCGTGCGGGGGTTGTGGTGCCCGCGGAGAGCAGCAACAAGATCTTTGCTCGAATATTAAATAACCTATAAGTAACGCCGGACTCCCTACGTTACGACGACCAGTGACAGTTGAAGTGAGATAGATTTATGCAACGTGGTGAAGAACTTTACAGTGGCAAGGCCAAATCAGTGTTTGCGTCTGAGCAAGACGACGCGCTGATCTTGCATTTTAGAAATGACACTTCGGCGTTCGACGGTGAAAAAGTGGCACAGCTTGACCGCAAAGGTATGGTCAACAATAAGTTCAATGCATTCATCATGCAGCACCTTGAAGCCAACGGTGTTACCACGCACTTTCTAAAAGTCCTGTCAGAGACCGATTCACTGGTACGTAAGCTCGACATGATTCCGGTTGAGTGCGTGGTGCGAAATATTGCTTCTGGGTCGATTTGCCGCCGCCTTGGTGTTGACGATGGGTTGGTGTTAAATCCATCGACGTTTGAGTTTTTTCTCAAGAACGATGCCCTACATGACCCGATGATCAACGAGTCTCATATAGCTACGTTTGGCTGGGCAAGTCAGGCCGATATTGAGCAGATGAAGAAAACCACGCTGCAGGTAAACCAGATTTTGTCCAAGCTATTTGCTGATGCAGGGATGACTCTGGTCGATTTCAAGCTGGAGTTTGGCCGTCAAGGTGACACCTTGTATTTGGGGGACGAGTTCTCGCCAGATGGTTGCCGAATCTGGGATGCTGAATCGCGTGAGAAACTTGACAAAGACCGCTTCCGCAAAGGCCTCGGCGGCGTCGTCGAAGCGTATGAAGAAGTGGCTAAGCGTCTGGGGTTGCAGATTTGACGCCCGCTGCTGTCACCATTGCCTAAACAAGGCTATGCATAAACAAATAAACGCCAGACTGCGGGCCAAGCAGTCTGGCGTTTGACTTTTGATCCTGACTGAAAATTTAATCTCTACCGATGGAAATTACCATGTTGCGACTCCGTGGCGGCCAAGCGCTTTCCAGCTTTCGAATTCAAAAAATTGTGGCTGACTTACAGCAACGCGTTCCTGCATTGCAGTCTATTCAGTCTGAATACCAGCATTTGGTGTGTTTGAAACCGGGTGTCGAATCGTTAGATACGCCCAGCATGCAGACATTAGAACGGATACTCGCCTATGGTCCGAGCGGCCCTGAGATAGAACATCAAGGTCAGAGAGTGTTTGTAGTTCCACGTATCGGTACGATCTCTCCATGGTCAACTAAGGCGACGGATATTGCGCATCATTGTGGCCTTCGTGATATCGCACGAATCGAGCGTGGAATCGGGTTCTATATACAATCCAGCTGCGAGTTTTCGAGTGCAGAGGTGGCGCATATCGCTGCGGCGTTGCACGATCCGATGACGGAATCGGTGTTACAGCAGATTGATGACGCAAATGCATTGTTTAAAGCCGAAGCACCAAAAAGCCTCTTTGAAGTGCCTTTGTTGTCGGAAGGGCGAACCGCATTGGAGTCAGCGAACACAGAATTAGGGCTGGCGTTATCCGATGATGAAATCGACTATTTGGTTACGCAATATACGCAGTTGAAAAAGAATCCGACTGACGTTGAGTTGATGATGTTCGCACAGGTTAATTCGGAGCACTGTCGGCACAAGATTTTTAACGCTGACTGGATAATCGATGGCGAGCAACAGGCACATTCTTTGTTTCGCATGATTCGCGAAACACATAGACAAAATAGTCGTGGCACGCTGGTTGCCTATTCCGACAATTCGTCGGTCCTCGAGGGCAGTACTGCGGCTCGATTCTTTGCCGATCCAGCGTCACACGAGTACGGCACGTCGGATGAGCCTATTCACATTTTGTGTAAGGTGGAAACACACAATCACCCGACGGCTATATCCCCATTTCCAGGTGCAGCCACCGGGTCCGGCGGGGAGATTCGTGATGAGGGCGCAACCGGTCGTGGGTCAAAACCTAAGGCGGGCCTGTCTGGCTATTCAGTCTCGAACCTGCGTTTACCGAGTCTGCCGCAACCCTGGGAGACACCGGAAAATAAACCGGCACGAATTGCATCGCCTTTACAGATCATGCTGGAAGGCCCGATCGGCGGAGCGTCGTTTAATAATGAGTTCGGGCGGCCAAATATCGCTGGCTACTTTAGAACGTATGAGCAGTCGATTTCATCGGCGGAAGATGTACGCGGTTACCATAAACCAATCATGTTGGCTGGTGGACTTGGAAACATACGTGCACAGCATGTTGAGAAAAACATCATCCCTGACGGCGCATATATCGTGGTTCTTGGTGGTCCGGCGATGCTGATCGGTCTGGGCGGTGGTGCTGCTTCCAGTGTGGCTTCAGGTGAAAGCAGTGAACAACTGGATTTTGCCTCCGTACAACGTGGTAATCCCGAAATGCAACGCCGCTGTCAGGAGGTTATCGACACTTGCTGGGCGATGGATGAACATAATCCGATTATTTCAATTCACGATATTGGCGCCGGTGGTTTGTGTAACGCCTTGCCTGAACTTGTCGGTGATGCTGGTCGTGGTGGTCGCTTTGACTTGCGCAAGGTGTTGAATGATGAACCGGGTATGTCACCAATGCAGATCTGGTGCAATGAAGCGCAGGAGCGCTACACATTGGCGGTGGCGCCAGAACGCCTGGCTGAATTTGAAGCAATTTGTCAGCGTGAGCGCTGTTTATATTGCGTGGTTGGTCAAGCCACAGACGATGAAGTACTTGTCCTGGATGATCCACATTTTTCAGAGGGGACAGAGCGTCAGAAAAAACCAATTGATTTGCCAATGGCAACGTTGTTCGGTAAACCGCCGAAAATGCTGCGAGATGTCGCTACTGCGGAGCGCCACGCGCCGGCATTGTCGCTCGATGAAGTCGACCTGGCTGAGGCGCTAGAACGTGTCTTGGCATGCCCAACTGTGGCGGATAAAACGTTTTTGATCACCATTGGTGATCGCAGTGTTGGGGGCATGATTGCACGAGATCAAATGGTGGGCCCATGGCAGGTGCCGGTAGCCGATGTTGCGGTCACTACGTCGGCGTATACTGGGGTCAGTGGTGAAGCAATGGCGATGGGCGAACGTACCCCCTTGGCATCGGTAAACGCGCCTGCCAGTGGTCGGATGGCCATCGGCGAAGCGCTGACGAACCTGTGTGCTGCCAACCTGCGAGATTTATCCGAGGTAAAACTATCCGCTAACTGGATGGCCGCGGCGGGGCATGAGGGCGATGATGCGGCGCTCTATGCCACCGTGAAAGCAGTCGGTATGGAGCTATGTCCACAGCTTGGTATTGCGATTCCGGTTGGCAAGGACTCCATGTCGATGAAGAGTGTGTGGCAAGACGATCGCGGACAACAACACAGTGTAACTGCGCCAGTCTCATGTGTGATCAGCGCTTTCGCCCCGGTATCGAATGTGCACAAGGTGTTGACGCCGGTGTTGGATCAGGCCCCAGATGCTGCGATTTACTTGTTGGATTTGTCTGGCGGTCAACAACGTCTAGCGTGTTCGATTTTGGCTCAGGTTTATCGTCAGGTTGGTACTGAAACGCCCGACGTCAACGACCCTGGATTACTTAAGAATGGGCTGCTTGCTATCCAGCAACTGGTTGCTGATGGCTTGCTGAGTGCATACCACGATCGCTCAGATGGCGGTATGTTGACTGCGTTATGTGAAATGGCGTTTGCCAGTCGTAGCGGAATGCACATCGAGTTGGATTGCGCGCCGGAGGCTGCGCTAGCTCAGCTGTTTAATGAAGAGTTGGGTGTTTTGGTGCAGATTCAATCACAGAATCTGGCCGCGGTGCACGCGGTGTTGAGAGAACATGGTATTGAAGCCGCATTAACCCGTGTTGCAGTGCCAGATACGAACGGCCGGATTTCAGTGCATGTTTCGGGGCAGGAACGGCTTAATGCCGACCGTAAGGCACTGCATCGCGTCTGGTCTGCAACCAGTCATGCGATGCAAGCGTTGCGTGACAACCCAGAGTGTGCACAGCAAGAGTATGATCGGCTTTTAGATACCGAGGATACCGGTTTGTTTGCAAACCTGAGCTTCGATCCAAATCACGATATTTGTGCGCCGTATGTCGGTGGCAGTAAGCCGCGCATTGCGGTGCTTCGAGAGCAGGGCGTCAACGGACATATCGAAATGGCGGCGGCATTCACGCAAGCCGGTTTCTCTGCAATTGACGTTACCATGAGTGATTTGCACGAAGGCAGAGTTAGCTTGGAGGAATTCAAAGGGCTGGTCGCGTGTGGCGGCTTCTCGTATGGTGATGTGCTCGGTGCTGGTGAGGGCTGGGCCAAATCAATTCTGTTTAATGCGCATTTGCGTGATGCCTTCA
The sequence above is a segment of the Arenicella chitinivorans genome. Coding sequences within it:
- the dapA gene encoding 4-hydroxy-tetrahydrodipicolinate synthase; this encodes MKLEGSIVALITPMQADGSVDFAALTRLIEFHIAEGTDGIVAVGTTGESATLTVDEHLSVIEHTIKCVNKRIPVIAGTGANSTQEAVHLTKHAERLGADAALLVVPYYNKPTQEGLYLHYKKIADSVPIAQLLYNVPGRTVADLHNETVARLADIDNIVGCKDATGDLMRGKALVDLCGDRLTILSGDDATALEYIKLGARGDISVTANVAPGLMSKMCAAGLTGDFAAAEQYDEKLRGLHRDLFLESNPIPVKYAVSKMGYTANALRLPLTPLSAKHEHAVAVAMTEAGISL
- the purC gene encoding phosphoribosylaminoimidazolesuccinocarboxamide synthase; its protein translation is MQRGEELYSGKAKSVFASEQDDALILHFRNDTSAFDGEKVAQLDRKGMVNNKFNAFIMQHLEANGVTTHFLKVLSETDSLVRKLDMIPVECVVRNIASGSICRRLGVDDGLVLNPSTFEFFLKNDALHDPMINESHIATFGWASQADIEQMKKTTLQVNQILSKLFADAGMTLVDFKLEFGRQGDTLYLGDEFSPDGCRIWDAESREKLDKDRFRKGLGGVVEAYEEVAKRLGLQI
- the purL gene encoding phosphoribosylformylglycinamidine synthase; translated protein: MLRLRGGQALSSFRIQKIVADLQQRVPALQSIQSEYQHLVCLKPGVESLDTPSMQTLERILAYGPSGPEIEHQGQRVFVVPRIGTISPWSTKATDIAHHCGLRDIARIERGIGFYIQSSCEFSSAEVAHIAAALHDPMTESVLQQIDDANALFKAEAPKSLFEVPLLSEGRTALESANTELGLALSDDEIDYLVTQYTQLKKNPTDVELMMFAQVNSEHCRHKIFNADWIIDGEQQAHSLFRMIRETHRQNSRGTLVAYSDNSSVLEGSTAARFFADPASHEYGTSDEPIHILCKVETHNHPTAISPFPGAATGSGGEIRDEGATGRGSKPKAGLSGYSVSNLRLPSLPQPWETPENKPARIASPLQIMLEGPIGGASFNNEFGRPNIAGYFRTYEQSISSAEDVRGYHKPIMLAGGLGNIRAQHVEKNIIPDGAYIVVLGGPAMLIGLGGGAASSVASGESSEQLDFASVQRGNPEMQRRCQEVIDTCWAMDEHNPIISIHDIGAGGLCNALPELVGDAGRGGRFDLRKVLNDEPGMSPMQIWCNEAQERYTLAVAPERLAEFEAICQRERCLYCVVGQATDDEVLVLDDPHFSEGTERQKKPIDLPMATLFGKPPKMLRDVATAERHAPALSLDEVDLAEALERVLACPTVADKTFLITIGDRSVGGMIARDQMVGPWQVPVADVAVTTSAYTGVSGEAMAMGERTPLASVNAPASGRMAIGEALTNLCAANLRDLSEVKLSANWMAAAGHEGDDAALYATVKAVGMELCPQLGIAIPVGKDSMSMKSVWQDDRGQQHSVTAPVSCVISAFAPVSNVHKVLTPVLDQAPDAAIYLLDLSGGQQRLACSILAQVYRQVGTETPDVNDPGLLKNGLLAIQQLVADGLLSAYHDRSDGGMLTALCEMAFASRSGMHIELDCAPEAALAQLFNEELGVLVQIQSQNLAAVHAVLREHGIEAALTRVAVPDTNGRISVHVSGQERLNADRKALHRVWSATSHAMQALRDNPECAQQEYDRLLDTEDTGLFANLSFDPNHDICAPYVGGSKPRIAVLREQGVNGHIEMAAAFTQAGFSAIDVTMSDLHEGRVSLEEFKGLVACGGFSYGDVLGAGEGWAKSILFNAHLRDAFSAYFARTDAFALGVCNGCQMMSNLKEIIPGADAWPHFVKNASEQFEARLVQADIPADTQSIFMAGMQGSQLPVVVAHGEGRAEFADGVSARNVAMRYIDYRGHATQTYPSNPNGSPQGIAGLSNDDGRVTIMMPHPERIFRTVTNSWRDARWGEYGPWMRMFRNARAWLD